One window of Gemmatimonadaceae bacterium genomic DNA carries:
- a CDS encoding glycosyltransferase, with protein MTVTAIVVFAIAVWRRRGRTRCQGTCASPTRDIRSPRSTKIIVFYSSIGYGHISAAHAIQEEIERQSPAAEVALQDIRAFMHPLWRRVDERLYWFVANHLPESFESLFRSMQARGNRTALLALLPNDYPEDKVFAYLALQAPDAVLATHYGAAQVLGTLRQRGLLPKLRIGWLHTDFFEGYFPRISQRIDRTFLAHAELESRWLAAGVPRDRIVTSGMPVRIPADEPGARQLTLERFGLNPDIPTLLLTGGREGAGDYREVVQSVVRHCQRYVQIIAVCGTNARQQALLADLQEHLSPRVALRVLGLLPQHEMVSCMRAADLLITKAGGMTLAEAFAMGTPTILLDVVSGHERENAALFVRLGLAELAADTSLVGELVADFLANPQIREGMLNAQREFRDDAHIASIAQFALDASFTPADPSADFGMEDGLPALDIDQVLAQLDVDAPAEVELLLSYSTSQSPQRIVRENPFGHVAIRVGDTVYSANHVADRSIDAKLLQHLSLADYLYGVRRPSGSQVHVSTYGVAYGRETLALRVADIPADCTAAMAAEATRIEERFRDGSVQWDRREFNCAHVVARILEAGGYGVHSLFDRLALPAMPLDLFERARARFEEDVSLRVDLVAYRLVPGSRASYRFSRFPLSLGQPLRSMARVLSEAPRDPLEEAVTRQITAYLGDRRLVVEDLRARGSTSGLDDPFVLDRPDRNLERALLADLRRLLATYARLPAGTIGCFSDRYSAHELRRLINRGQEIARLFTEHAEESLLSPPARRLRTLFNQLVSEYGRIDARWLQADQVEAYMQRLQAFESAGRLEFSRLGASRIRRAWTTWRWLHRRMQRRFRRLPSWPAA; from the coding sequence GTGACCGTCACCGCCATCGTCGTCTTTGCCATTGCCGTGTGGAGGCGACGGGGCCGGACTCGGTGCCAGGGGACATGCGCGTCACCGACGCGCGATATTCGATCGCCTCGGTCCACGAAGATCATCGTCTTCTATTCTTCCATCGGCTACGGACACATCAGCGCCGCGCACGCCATCCAGGAAGAGATCGAGAGGCAGTCCCCGGCCGCCGAGGTGGCCCTGCAGGACATCCGTGCGTTCATGCATCCGCTGTGGCGCCGAGTCGACGAGAGGTTGTACTGGTTCGTTGCCAACCACCTCCCGGAAAGTTTCGAGAGTCTCTTTCGCTCGATGCAAGCGCGCGGCAACCGCACCGCCTTGCTCGCCCTGCTGCCCAACGACTATCCGGAAGACAAAGTGTTCGCGTATCTGGCGTTGCAGGCGCCGGATGCGGTGCTTGCTACGCATTACGGGGCGGCGCAGGTGCTCGGCACGCTGCGGCAGCGGGGGCTGCTGCCGAAACTGAGGATCGGCTGGCTGCATACGGACTTCTTTGAGGGGTACTTTCCGCGCATCTCACAGCGGATCGACCGCACCTTTCTCGCCCACGCCGAGCTCGAATCGCGCTGGCTGGCTGCCGGCGTGCCGCGCGACCGGATTGTCACCAGCGGCATGCCGGTGCGCATTCCGGCGGACGAACCCGGGGCTCGACAGCTCACGCTCGAGCGGTTCGGTTTGAACCCGGACATTCCCACGCTGTTGCTCACCGGCGGTCGGGAGGGCGCGGGTGACTATCGCGAAGTGGTGCAGAGCGTCGTCCGCCATTGCCAGCGTTACGTGCAGATCATCGCCGTCTGCGGGACAAACGCCAGACAGCAGGCCTTGCTTGCAGACTTGCAGGAACACTTATCGCCGCGGGTGGCGCTGAGGGTGCTGGGGCTCCTTCCCCAGCACGAAATGGTATCGTGCATGCGCGCCGCCGACCTGCTGATCACCAAGGCCGGCGGCATGACCTTGGCTGAAGCATTCGCCATGGGCACACCGACGATTCTCCTCGACGTGGTGAGCGGGCACGAACGGGAAAACGCCGCGCTTTTTGTCCGGCTGGGTTTGGCCGAGCTTGCGGCGGACACGTCGTTGGTGGGCGAGCTGGTGGCGGATTTCCTCGCGAATCCGCAGATCAGGGAGGGCATGCTCAATGCCCAGCGTGAGTTCCGCGACGATGCCCATATCGCCAGCATCGCGCAATTCGCACTCGACGCATCGTTCACTCCGGCCGACCCGTCCGCCGATTTTGGGATGGAAGACGGCTTGCCTGCCCTCGATATCGATCAGGTCCTGGCGCAGCTCGACGTCGACGCTCCGGCCGAGGTCGAACTGCTGCTCTCGTACTCGACCTCTCAGTCGCCGCAGCGCATCGTGCGCGAGAACCCGTTCGGGCATGTGGCCATCCGTGTCGGCGACACCGTGTATAGCGCCAACCACGTCGCCGACCGCTCCATCGACGCGAAACTCCTGCAGCACCTGAGCCTCGCGGATTACCTCTATGGCGTTCGGCGTCCGTCGGGCTCGCAGGTGCATGTCAGTACCTACGGTGTGGCGTATGGCCGGGAAACGCTCGCGCTCAGGGTGGCGGATATCCCGGCAGATTGCACGGCGGCCATGGCTGCCGAAGCGACCCGCATCGAGGAACGGTTCCGGGATGGCTCCGTCCAGTGGGACAGGCGCGAGTTCAACTGTGCGCACGTCGTCGCGCGGATCCTTGAGGCTGGCGGCTATGGTGTCCACTCGCTGTTTGACCGGCTGGCACTGCCTGCCATGCCGCTGGACCTCTTCGAGCGAGCGCGAGCGCGGTTCGAGGAAGACGTGTCCTTGCGGGTGGATCTCGTGGCGTACCGACTGGTGCCCGGATCGCGGGCCAGCTATCGGTTCTCCCGGTTTCCACTCTCGCTCGGGCAACCCTTGCGCTCCATGGCGCGGGTGTTGAGCGAAGCGCCTCGCGATCCGCTCGAAGAAGCGGTGACCAGACAGATCACCGCGTATCTCGGCGACCGCCGGCTCGTGGTCGAGGACTTGCGTGCGCGCGGGTCGACCTCCGGACTCGACGATCCGTTCGTCCTTGACCGACCAGACCGAAACTTGGAAAGAGCCCTTTTGGCAGACCTGCGGCGCCTACTGGCAACCTACGCACGACTGCCGGCCGGAACGATCGGGTGTTTCAGTGATCGCTACTCCGCGCATGAACTCCGCCGTCTCATCAATCGCGGCCAGGAAATCGCCCGGCTGTTTACCGAGCACGCCGAGGAGAGCCTCCTTTCCCCCCCCGCGCGCCGCCTGCGAACGCTCTTCAACCAACTCGTGAGCGAATACGGACGGATCGACGCACGATGGCTGCAAGCGGATCAGGTTGAGGCTTACATGCAGCGGCTGCAAGCCTTCGAGTCCGCAGGTAGACTAGAATTCTCCCGACTTGGCGCATCGCGAATCAGGCGAGCCTGGACAACATGGCGCTGGCTGCACCGCCGCATGCAGCGCCGGTTCCGCCGCTTACCAAGTTGGCCGGCCGCTTAG
- the dctP gene encoding TRAP transporter substrate-binding protein DctP encodes MNRTHSFLLTCAAFLVAGATLPARAQPPVTIKMATLVPENSAWFLVLKDVADQWGRISNGKVRVLLYPGGRQGDDPDVVRKMTLGTLNAGLLTSVGIAEIDRSVYAMGIPMAFDGYDEVYAVLEKMRPRLESALEAKGYVVLNWADGGWTQIFAKQPVAQPDDLKKLKLFSWAGDQKTTEIWKRLGFDPRPAPSTELTTGLQTGLFEAFLAPPQVSVITRYYEHAQFMTDLQWQLLLGATVIKKDAWERIPVDLRPQLLAVARHAGAKLQQSIRSSGQRDIEAMKRAGLTVVPVDARKLELWRRAAESAYPLIRGGVVPADAFDDALRYRDEYRKQRGAARK; translated from the coding sequence ATGAATCGCACGCATTCGTTTCTGCTCACCTGTGCTGCCTTCCTCGTGGCTGGCGCCACGCTGCCGGCGCGAGCGCAGCCGCCTGTCACTATCAAGATGGCCACGCTGGTGCCGGAGAATTCGGCCTGGTTCCTGGTGTTGAAAGACGTCGCCGACCAGTGGGGACGGATCTCGAACGGCAAGGTGCGGGTACTGTTGTATCCCGGCGGACGCCAGGGCGACGATCCTGATGTGGTGCGCAAGATGACGTTGGGTACGCTTAACGCGGGATTGCTGACGTCGGTGGGGATCGCGGAAATCGACCGTTCGGTGTACGCCATGGGCATCCCGATGGCCTTCGATGGGTACGATGAGGTCTATGCGGTGCTCGAGAAAATGCGCCCCAGGCTCGAGTCTGCGCTCGAGGCGAAGGGCTACGTCGTCCTCAACTGGGCCGACGGCGGCTGGACCCAGATCTTCGCGAAGCAGCCCGTCGCGCAGCCAGACGACCTGAAGAAGCTGAAGCTGTTCAGTTGGGCCGGAGACCAGAAGACCACCGAGATCTGGAAGCGACTCGGGTTCGATCCAAGACCGGCACCATCGACGGAACTGACCACCGGGCTGCAGACGGGGCTTTTCGAGGCGTTTCTCGCGCCGCCGCAGGTGTCGGTCATCACACGCTATTACGAGCATGCACAGTTCATGACCGACCTGCAATGGCAGCTGCTTCTGGGTGCCACGGTGATCAAGAAGGACGCTTGGGAGCGAATCCCCGTCGACCTCCGGCCGCAACTACTCGCGGTCGCTCGTCATGCCGGAGCGAAGCTTCAGCAGTCGATCCGTAGCAGCGGTCAGCGTGACATTGAAGCCATGAAGAGGGCCGGCTTAACCGTCGTGCCGGTCGACGCGAGGAAGCTCGAGCTATGGCGACGCGCGGCAGAATCGGCGTACCCGCTGATTCGCGGCGGCGTCGTGCCCGCGGACGCGTTTGACGACGCGTTGCGCTATCGTGACGAGTATCGCAAGCAACGGGGCGCCGCCAGGAAGTGA
- a CDS encoding MarR family transcriptional regulator, with translation MNAATSRIIEQFGVILHLEGYSRVAGRVFGLLLLSEAPRALGELADELAVSKASVSVNARLLEQQGIVERVGQSGDRQDYYIISPDILTRTVEQRIARWQRLLDVISATKETVASQSDVLRARLENLEAAHRFQLASMTDALEQWRCRPRHTSAVKQAEYA, from the coding sequence GTGAATGCCGCGACAAGCCGTATCATCGAGCAGTTCGGCGTCATCCTCCACCTCGAGGGCTATTCGCGTGTCGCCGGACGCGTCTTCGGCCTGCTCCTGCTGAGCGAGGCTCCTCGAGCGCTGGGCGAACTGGCAGACGAGCTCGCGGTCAGCAAAGCGAGCGTGAGCGTAAACGCGCGGCTGCTTGAGCAACAGGGTATCGTCGAGCGCGTCGGACAGTCCGGCGACCGCCAGGACTATTACATCATCTCACCAGACATCCTGACGCGGACCGTCGAACAGCGAATCGCACGGTGGCAGCGCCTGCTCGACGTCATCAGCGCCACGAAGGAGACAGTCGCTAGCCAGAGCGACGTGCTCCGTGCGCGACTCGAAAATCTAGAAGCAGCGCACAGGTTCCAGCTGGCTTCCATGACCGATGCGCTGGAGCAGTGGCGGTGTAGGCCGCGTCACACGTCAGCCGTGAAGCAGGCGGAATATGCATAG
- a CDS encoding inositol-3-phosphate synthase, with amino-acid sequence MSQPPKKAIRSAQGKLGILTPGLGAVATTFIAGVESVRRGLSKPIGSLTQMSTIRLGKRTEHRAPLIRDFAPLASLEDLVFGAWDPIPDDAYTSAKKAGVLEGRHLEPLKDFLQAITPITAVFDQHYVTRIHGTHVKTGKTKRDLAEQIRQDIRNFRVANGCDRLVAVWCGSTEIYIAPSAVHASIEAFEAGMDENAPEIAPSMLYAWACIMEHVPYNNGAPNLAVDTPALLALAQREGVPVSGKDFKTGQTWMKTVIAPAIKARMLGLEGWYSTNILGNRDGEVLDDPASFKTKEASKLSVLHTILQPELYPDLYEGFSHVVRINYYPPRGDNKEGWDNIDIVGWMGYPMQIKVNFLCRDSILAAPIVLDLALFSDLASRAGMNGIQEWLSFYYKSPMAAAGLLPEHDLFIQQTKLKNTLRHLMGEEQITHLGLEYYP; translated from the coding sequence ATGAGCCAGCCGCCCAAAAAGGCCATTCGCAGCGCCCAAGGGAAGCTGGGCATTCTCACGCCCGGATTGGGCGCTGTCGCCACCACTTTCATCGCCGGTGTCGAGAGCGTGCGTCGAGGGCTCTCAAAGCCCATCGGGTCGCTGACCCAGATGTCCACGATTCGGCTTGGCAAGCGGACCGAGCATCGGGCGCCCTTAATTCGCGATTTCGCGCCGCTCGCCAGCCTCGAGGACCTCGTGTTCGGCGCGTGGGATCCGATTCCCGATGACGCGTACACCTCGGCAAAGAAGGCCGGCGTGCTCGAGGGCAGGCACCTCGAGCCGCTGAAGGATTTCCTACAGGCGATCACGCCGATAACGGCGGTCTTCGATCAGCACTATGTCACGCGCATCCACGGCACGCACGTCAAGACCGGCAAGACCAAGCGCGACCTCGCCGAGCAGATCCGGCAGGATATCCGCAACTTTCGCGTGGCCAATGGCTGCGACCGGCTCGTGGCCGTCTGGTGCGGCTCGACCGAGATCTACATCGCCCCGTCGGCGGTGCATGCCAGCATCGAGGCCTTTGAGGCCGGGATGGATGAGAACGCTCCCGAGATTGCCCCGTCGATGCTGTATGCGTGGGCCTGCATCATGGAGCACGTCCCGTACAACAACGGGGCGCCGAACCTTGCCGTCGACACGCCAGCGCTGTTGGCCCTCGCCCAGCGCGAGGGTGTGCCGGTCTCCGGCAAGGACTTCAAGACCGGCCAGACGTGGATGAAGACGGTCATCGCCCCTGCGATCAAGGCGCGCATGCTCGGCCTTGAGGGCTGGTATTCCACCAACATCCTCGGCAATCGCGACGGTGAGGTGCTCGACGACCCCGCGTCCTTCAAGACGAAGGAGGCCTCGAAGCTCAGCGTGCTGCACACCATCCTGCAACCGGAGCTGTACCCCGACTTGTACGAGGGCTTCTCGCACGTTGTGCGCATCAACTACTACCCGCCGCGCGGCGACAACAAGGAAGGCTGGGACAACATCGACATCGTCGGATGGATGGGCTATCCGATGCAGATCAAGGTGAACTTCCTCTGCCGTGACTCGATTCTCGCGGCGCCCATTGTGCTCGACCTCGCGTTGTTCAGCGACCTGGCCTCGCGTGCCGGGATGAATGGGATCCAGGAATGGCTGAGTTTCTATTACAAGTCACCCATGGCTGCCGCAGGACTTCTCCCCGAGCACGATCTTTTCATTCAGCAGACGAAGCTCAAGAACACGCTCCGCCACCTGATGGGGGAGGAGCAGATCACCCATCTTGGGTTGGAGTACTATCCATAA
- a CDS encoding transglutaminase family protein, translating to MSTETDDAPPLPPDAGPSEGSLLPTAVVDCDHPAVQGFAHEYARGANDRERAVSLFNAVRDGFRYDPYRAADLTVHGMRASTVLAVGAGWCVTKATLLTAACRAVGIPARLGFADVRNHLSTKRLRQAMQTDVFVWHGFSEIWLDSAWRKATPAFNTDLCEKFGLVPLEFNGMNDSLYHLFDRSGQRHMEYLRHHGSFNDVPLKRILADFVRVYSGWRSAAHQLTTADFERDVAKRTLS from the coding sequence ATGAGCACAGAAACCGACGACGCCCCGCCCCTGCCGCCCGACGCAGGTCCGTCGGAGGGTTCGCTGCTGCCCACCGCGGTGGTGGATTGCGACCATCCGGCCGTGCAGGGCTTTGCGCATGAGTACGCGCGGGGGGCGAACGACCGCGAGCGCGCGGTGTCGCTCTTCAACGCCGTGCGTGACGGGTTTCGCTACGACCCGTATCGTGCCGCAGACCTGACCGTCCATGGCATGCGCGCCAGTACCGTGCTCGCCGTGGGAGCGGGCTGGTGCGTGACGAAGGCCACGCTGCTGACGGCGGCTTGTCGCGCCGTGGGCATCCCGGCTCGGCTAGGATTCGCCGACGTACGCAATCACCTGTCCACCAAACGCTTGCGCCAAGCCATGCAGACGGACGTGTTCGTGTGGCACGGGTTCTCGGAGATCTGGCTGGACAGTGCGTGGCGCAAGGCCACCCCCGCGTTCAACACCGACCTGTGCGAGAAGTTCGGCTTGGTCCCACTGGAGTTCAACGGCATGAATGACTCGCTCTACCATCTGTTCGACCGCAGTGGCCAGCGTCACATGGAGTACCTGCGTCATCATGGCAGTTTCAACGACGTCCCGCTGAAACGGATACTGGCCGACTTCGTGCGTGTGTACTCCGGCTGGCGTTCGGCGGCCCATCAACTAACGACCGCTGACTTCGAGCGCGACGTTGCTAAGCGAACACTCTCCTGA
- a CDS encoding metalloregulator ArsR/SmtB family transcription factor: protein MKDAEFSRIAKALADPRRFEILKVIIGAGEISCGQVADRFPVSQSTISHHLRLLTEAGLVRVRREGQFGYFSPGQATFEKYLEALSSRLLEKVLI from the coding sequence ATGAAGGACGCCGAGTTCAGTCGGATCGCCAAGGCACTGGCTGATCCGAGGCGGTTTGAGATTCTAAAGGTGATCATCGGTGCCGGCGAGATCTCGTGCGGCCAGGTGGCCGATCGGTTCCCGGTCAGCCAGTCGACGATATCGCATCATCTCCGGTTGCTGACAGAAGCGGGCCTGGTACGTGTGCGGCGTGAGGGGCAGTTCGGGTACTTCTCGCCCGGTCAGGCGACATTCGAGAAGTACCTTGAGGCCCTGAGCAGCCGTTTGCTGGAAAAAGTCCTGATCTAG
- a CDS encoding SDR family oxidoreductase, whose translation MTGGSGRLGRRVLELLLAHGDNAIIATTRNPDSLAGLSGSRVEVRQADFEQAPRQLAAAFRGADRMLLISTDALDRPGRRYEQANRAVEAAALAGVRHIVYTSLAGHVEDSPVLIAPDHAKTEHALAASGVGYTALRNNLYTDFLPMSLSAAIASGRLFAAAGDGRAAYVTREDCAHAAAAALRSRFDGTRQLEITGPEAVSYAELAALASELSGTDVVFVPVDTDALIAGMVGSGLPAPVARLMASFDAGMQRGLFATVSGAVQELTGSTPMSVRSFLASHTDALGQRQTKP comes from the coding sequence GTGACCGGCGGATCCGGCCGTCTCGGCCGCCGAGTGCTCGAACTTCTACTCGCGCACGGCGATAACGCGATCATCGCGACGACCCGCAATCCAGACTCACTGGCCGGCCTTTCTGGTAGCCGGGTGGAGGTGCGTCAGGCCGACTTTGAGCAGGCTCCGCGCCAGTTGGCCGCAGCCTTCCGGGGCGCCGATCGGATGCTGCTGATCAGCACCGACGCCTTGGATCGGCCCGGTCGCCGTTACGAGCAAGCCAACCGGGCCGTGGAGGCCGCCGCCCTCGCGGGCGTGCGGCACATCGTCTACACCTCGCTGGCGGGTCATGTGGAGGATTCGCCGGTCCTCATCGCGCCTGATCACGCGAAAACGGAACACGCGCTGGCGGCGAGCGGCGTGGGGTACACCGCGCTGCGCAACAACCTGTACACCGACTTTCTGCCCATGAGCTTGTCGGCGGCGATTGCGTCAGGGCGGCTGTTCGCTGCGGCAGGAGACGGACGTGCGGCCTATGTCACCCGTGAGGATTGCGCGCACGCCGCCGCTGCGGCGCTCCGTTCGCGGTTCGATGGCACGCGGCAGCTCGAGATCACGGGCCCAGAGGCGGTCAGTTATGCCGAACTCGCCGCGCTCGCAAGCGAGTTGTCCGGCACGGACGTCGTCTTTGTCCCCGTTGACACAGACGCACTCATTGCCGGCATGGTCGGGAGCGGACTGCCGGCGCCGGTGGCCCGCCTCATGGCTTCGTTCGACGCCGGCATGCAGCGCGGCCTCTTCGCGACAGTATCGGGCGCTGTCCAGGAGTTGACCGGCTCGACACCGATGAGCGTGCGATCATTCCTTGCATCGCACACTGACGCTCTCGGACAGCGACAAACGAAACCGTAA
- a CDS encoding nuclear transport factor 2 family protein: MDTLALDQQLNTMIVDGKSVDAFQRFYAEDVIAQENDEPERVGRDAWLRARQEMEKNITSFEARVLAHGSNGDISFSEWEFRMVIEGMGPLTIAQVAVRRWKDGRIIRERFYHK, from the coding sequence ATGGACACGCTCGCGTTGGATCAGCAATTGAACACGATGATTGTCGATGGCAAATCCGTGGACGCGTTCCAGCGGTTCTACGCCGAGGACGTCATCGCGCAAGAGAACGACGAGCCAGAACGCGTTGGCCGCGACGCATGGCTGCGCGCCCGCCAGGAGATGGAGAAGAACATCACGTCCTTCGAGGCACGTGTCCTCGCACACGGGTCGAATGGTGACATCTCCTTTTCCGAGTGGGAGTTCCGCATGGTGATCGAGGGTATGGGTCCGCTCACGATCGCTCAGGTTGCTGTCCGTCGCTGGAAGGATGGGAGGATCATCCGCGAGCGCTTCTATCACAAGTAG
- a CDS encoding recombinase family protein: MTFDPYLSQSVNPFQAARASMNWAQPTVVDDRVRLRAAAERGAFVVIRQSSLTQARESKGSPEMQRSQCVGQVLDLGVSHEVVTLLEALGEQASASEGRRLFTYLLQQIQANKVGLIVTSATHRLSRHVGDMEELLRLAKRHGVIFMMGARLLDPANPDHEYELTTGSAEARRELRVAVSWRMKSRRTLARNLAARIPLPSGLVWADPHNREYLHALEKHGLRDWVRDLSRHREGSVLDARTLRILPFPDAEVSATVELRMKWLLELQDVQAVVARIRAGELGWPKARRGLVPCTTGARWRPGQRMQWRKVNRQALRRWFMLPALYGIYAFYAEGLVHETLRADRAEQHKGAHLNRALEQGRPALPGVDDLLAGDMM, translated from the coding sequence ATGACGTTCGATCCCTACCTGTCCCAGTCTGTCAATCCGTTCCAGGCCGCTCGTGCATCGATGAACTGGGCGCAGCCCACGGTCGTGGATGATCGCGTGCGCTTGAGGGCGGCGGCAGAGCGCGGCGCGTTCGTGGTCATCCGCCAGAGCAGCCTGACGCAAGCTCGCGAGTCTAAAGGTAGTCCGGAGATGCAACGATCGCAGTGCGTTGGCCAAGTGTTGGACCTCGGTGTCTCTCACGAAGTGGTGACGCTGCTCGAAGCGTTGGGCGAGCAGGCCTCCGCCAGCGAGGGACGTCGACTCTTCACCTATCTGCTGCAGCAGATCCAGGCCAACAAGGTCGGACTGATCGTGACGTCAGCCACGCATCGCCTCTCTCGGCACGTTGGCGACATGGAGGAGCTCCTTCGCCTGGCCAAGCGGCACGGCGTCATCTTCATGATGGGCGCTCGGCTGTTGGATCCGGCCAATCCCGATCATGAGTACGAACTGACGACTGGCAGTGCGGAGGCGCGGCGGGAACTGCGGGTGGCCGTGTCGTGGCGCATGAAGTCCCGGCGCACCCTCGCCCGGAATTTGGCTGCCCGCATTCCGCTTCCGTCGGGACTGGTCTGGGCCGATCCCCACAATCGCGAGTATCTCCATGCATTGGAGAAGCACGGACTCCGCGACTGGGTACGGGACTTGTCCCGGCATCGCGAAGGCAGCGTGCTCGACGCGCGAACCCTGCGGATCTTGCCGTTTCCGGACGCTGAGGTGAGTGCGACCGTTGAGTTGCGGATGAAGTGGCTCCTGGAGCTTCAGGATGTCCAAGCGGTCGTCGCGCGCATTCGAGCGGGCGAGCTGGGGTGGCCGAAGGCACGGAGAGGGCTTGTGCCGTGCACAACGGGAGCGCGCTGGCGTCCGGGTCAGCGGATGCAGTGGCGGAAGGTCAACCGGCAGGCCCTTCGTCGCTGGTTTATGCTGCCCGCCCTATACGGCATCTACGCCTTCTATGCCGAAGGCCTGGTGCACGAGACTCTACGCGCCGATCGCGCCGAGCAGCACAAGGGCGCGCACCTCAACCGCGCCCTGGAGCAGGGAAGGCCTGCTCTGCCGGGCGTCGATGATCTGCTTGCTGGGGATATGATGTAA